A DNA window from Hymenobacter aquaticus contains the following coding sequences:
- a CDS encoding RNA polymerase sigma factor has product METSASLRQALLTDREPTLTRLYQRAFPLVRRYVQQHGGAAPDAKDVFQDALVIFYEKATTPDFVLSSSVSTYLLGISRNLWRRELSRRGRLPLTEFTDEHAAHLAEPEAPAEPPTLPVLDYVEQLGERCKSILLAFYYFQQPLEQIADAHHYQSVRSATVQKFKCLERLRKSVRAVAAHLLAQ; this is encoded by the coding sequence ATGGAAACTTCAGCATCTCTGCGGCAGGCCCTGCTCACCGATCGGGAACCGACCCTCACCCGGCTGTACCAACGCGCCTTTCCGCTGGTGCGCCGCTACGTGCAGCAGCACGGCGGCGCGGCCCCCGATGCCAAGGACGTGTTTCAGGATGCCCTGGTGATTTTCTACGAGAAGGCCACCACTCCCGACTTCGTGCTGTCTTCCTCGGTCAGCACCTACCTGCTGGGCATCAGCCGCAACCTGTGGCGGCGCGAGCTGAGCCGGCGCGGCCGGCTGCCCCTCACCGAGTTTACCGACGAGCACGCGGCCCACCTTGCCGAACCGGAGGCCCCCGCCGAGCCGCCCACCCTGCCGGTGCTCGACTACGTGGAGCAGCTCGGGGAGCGGTGCAAGAGCATTCTGCTGGCATTTTACTACTTCCAGCAGCCCCTCGAGCAGATTGCCGACGCGCACCACTACCAGAGTGTGCGCTCGGCCACGGTGCAGAAATTCAAGTGCCTGGAGCGCCTGCGCAAGTCGGTGCGGGCCGTGGCGGCTCACCTGCTAGCCCAGTAA
- a CDS encoding putative sulfate/molybdate transporter, whose amino-acid sequence MTPPPTIISPQPPPVRRIRFDRNELAGAFGDLGTDLPLLIGVIAASGVDSAGLLIVFGLLQMFSGLWYGMPMPVQPLKAFAALVIAQKIPGRIIFGGGLAIGLSMLVLSVTGLIDALARLIPKPVVRGIQFGLALQLSTLALKEYVPADGPPGYALAAAAFTVTVLLLGNRRWPASLLVILLGIIYALVFKLDLATAQQALGLHLPTWHLPQRADILTGAVLLALPQIPLSLGNSILATRQVIHDHYPEKQVTVRQISFTYGLMNVVAPFFGCFPVCHGSGGMVGHYAFGARTGGSVVLYGLLFLVLGLFFSQGFADIVQIFPLPILGVLLLFEALTLATLLRDLTSSKADLTVALLVGVLCSGLPYGYLVGLVVGTAAYYAMRRGWVGLGR is encoded by the coding sequence TTGACCCCGCCGCCAACCATCATCAGCCCCCAGCCGCCACCGGTGCGCCGCATCCGCTTCGACCGCAACGAGCTGGCCGGGGCCTTCGGGGATTTGGGTACCGACTTGCCGCTGCTCATCGGCGTCATTGCCGCCTCGGGCGTCGACAGCGCCGGGCTGCTCATCGTGTTTGGACTCTTGCAGATGTTTTCGGGCTTGTGGTACGGCATGCCCATGCCGGTGCAGCCGCTCAAGGCCTTTGCCGCCCTGGTTATTGCCCAGAAAATTCCCGGCCGCATCATCTTCGGCGGCGGGCTGGCCATCGGCCTGAGCATGCTGGTCTTGTCGGTCACGGGCCTGATTGATGCCCTGGCCCGCCTGATTCCCAAGCCCGTGGTGCGCGGCATTCAGTTTGGGCTGGCCCTGCAGCTTTCCACCCTGGCCCTGAAGGAGTACGTGCCCGCCGACGGCCCGCCCGGCTACGCCCTGGCCGCCGCCGCGTTTACCGTGACGGTGCTGCTGCTGGGCAACCGCCGCTGGCCGGCTTCCCTGCTGGTGATTCTGCTAGGCATCATCTACGCCCTGGTCTTCAAGCTCGACCTGGCCACGGCCCAGCAGGCCCTGGGTCTGCATTTGCCCACCTGGCACCTGCCCCAGCGCGCCGACATCCTGACCGGGGCCGTGCTGCTGGCCCTGCCCCAGATTCCGTTGTCGCTCGGCAACTCCATTCTGGCCACCCGCCAGGTCATTCACGACCATTACCCTGAAAAGCAGGTGACGGTGCGTCAGATCAGCTTTACCTACGGGCTGATGAACGTGGTGGCGCCCTTTTTCGGGTGCTTCCCGGTGTGCCACGGCTCGGGCGGCATGGTGGGGCACTACGCCTTTGGGGCCCGCACCGGCGGCTCGGTGGTGCTCTACGGCCTGCTGTTTCTGGTGCTGGGTTTGTTTTTCAGCCAGGGCTTCGCCGATATCGTCCAGATTTTTCCCCTCCCGATTTTGGGCGTGCTGCTGCTGTTCGAGGCCCTCACCCTGGCCACCCTCCTGCGCGACCTGACCTCCTCGAAAGCCGACCTGACGGTGGCCCTGCTGGTGGGCGTGCTCTGCAGCGGCCTGCCCTACGGCTACCTGGTGGGCCTGGTGGTGGGCACGGCCGCGTACTACGCCATGCGCCGCGGCTGGGTGGGGCTGGGCCGGTAG
- a CDS encoding ClpP family protease, with protein MLSSQEFRKFAVLGRGLPSTSLDRYQHYVGGQYHAAVTGMTRSVIEERPQNFREIDVFSRLMMDRIVFLGTAVDDNIANIITAQLLFLESVDSKKDILLYINSPGGSVYAGLGIFDTMQYVHPDVATICTGLAASMGAFLLCGGAIGKRSALPHARVMIHQPSGGVQGPSADIEITAREVVKLRQELYQIYAERTGKTYQQIHDDSDRDYWLRADEARDYGLIDEVLERGQE; from the coding sequence ATGCTCTCCTCCCAGGAATTCCGAAAATTTGCCGTGCTCGGCCGGGGCCTCCCCAGCACCAGCCTCGACCGGTACCAGCACTACGTGGGTGGCCAGTACCACGCCGCCGTAACCGGCATGACCCGCTCCGTGATTGAGGAGCGGCCCCAGAACTTCCGCGAAATCGACGTGTTTTCGCGCCTGATGATGGACCGCATCGTGTTTTTGGGCACGGCCGTCGACGACAACATTGCCAACATCATTACCGCCCAACTGCTGTTTCTGGAGTCGGTAGACAGCAAGAAGGACATCCTGCTCTACATCAACTCGCCGGGCGGCTCGGTGTATGCCGGGCTGGGTATTTTCGACACGATGCAGTACGTGCACCCCGACGTGGCGACCATCTGCACCGGCCTGGCCGCCTCGATGGGCGCCTTTCTGCTCTGCGGCGGGGCCATCGGCAAACGCTCGGCCCTGCCCCACGCCCGCGTCATGATTCACCAGCCCTCGGGCGGGGTGCAAGGGCCCTCGGCCGACATCGAAATTACGGCCCGCGAAGTGGTGAAGCTGCGCCAGGAGCTGTACCAGATCTACGCCGAGCGCACCGGCAAAACCTACCAGCAGATCCACGACGACTCGGACCGGGACTACTGGCTGCGCGCCGACGAAGCCCGGGACTACGGCCTGATCGACGAGGTGCTGGAGCGCGGCCAGGAGTAA
- a CDS encoding DUF7009 family protein, with protein sequence MKLRIEDNSLRLRLSEAEVRQFAETGRVAATVALGPTAADRLTYALERAESAEFRISHGAGAITVKVPAALARHWTSSDQNGLSATLLVAPDQPLKILVEKDLDCRH encoded by the coding sequence ATGAAGCTTCGTATTGAAGATAACTCGCTCCGTTTGCGCCTGTCGGAGGCCGAGGTGCGGCAGTTTGCCGAAACCGGCCGCGTGGCCGCCACCGTGGCCCTGGGCCCCACTGCCGCCGACCGCCTGACCTACGCCCTGGAGCGGGCCGAGTCGGCAGAGTTTCGCATCAGCCACGGCGCGGGGGCCATTACGGTGAAAGTACCCGCCGCCCTGGCCCGGCACTGGACCAGCTCCGACCAGAACGGCCTCTCGGCCACCCTGCTGGTAGCCCCCGACCAGCCCCTGAAGATTCTGGTGGAAAAAGACCTCGACTGCCGCCACTAG
- a CDS encoding leucine-rich repeat domain-containing protein: MLHYRYFSNRPHISDTWYEKEVFVRLKQLIDLPVGQAMPVPNAAFAVIGFDRATWHFEQFAGIAGTITRLNNSRTQPRLRFDLQYVNWKKKRQPLLRHTFTFRLDSTYFERTRKDYKGQYDDLRLALKEPAKVKSLDLVTYAIQYEKRNGRDSGPDTLYSRLGELYNLDSLSLHLSDLKSLPEGIGKLKRLKKLDLGYNDLTEFPVVLYQLDSLQELNLECNQLDSIPKAVRQMKSLRRLNLNDNHLLEYPAAVNGLTGLRELHLGNANLSVVPASIGRLQHLEKLGLRGFWNSKRRNQLENLDALLALPQLRSLDLRGGLADSVRLPEPIYQLHKLEELNVEWNSLDSTAIDLRRLPKLRKLER, translated from the coding sequence GTGTTGCACTACCGCTATTTTTCTAACCGGCCCCACATCAGCGACACCTGGTACGAAAAAGAGGTATTTGTGCGCCTCAAACAGTTGATCGATTTGCCAGTGGGTCAGGCAATGCCGGTGCCCAACGCAGCCTTTGCCGTCATCGGCTTTGACCGGGCGACGTGGCACTTCGAGCAGTTTGCAGGCATCGCAGGTACTATTACGCGGCTGAACAACTCGCGCACCCAGCCGCGCCTGCGTTTCGATTTGCAGTACGTTAACTGGAAAAAGAAGCGCCAACCCTTACTGCGGCACACGTTTACATTTCGCCTCGACTCCACTTATTTCGAGCGGACCCGCAAGGATTACAAAGGCCAGTACGACGATTTACGGCTGGCCCTGAAAGAGCCGGCCAAGGTCAAGTCCCTGGATCTGGTTACGTATGCCATTCAGTACGAGAAGCGCAACGGCCGGGATAGTGGCCCCGACACCCTGTACAGCCGGCTGGGCGAACTATATAACCTCGATAGCCTGAGCTTGCATTTGAGCGACCTGAAAAGCCTTCCCGAGGGCATCGGGAAGCTGAAGCGGCTGAAAAAGCTGGATTTGGGCTACAATGACCTGACGGAGTTCCCAGTAGTGCTTTACCAGCTGGATAGCCTGCAGGAGCTGAACCTGGAATGCAACCAGCTGGACAGCATTCCAAAGGCAGTCCGGCAGATGAAAAGCCTGCGCCGGCTCAACCTCAACGACAACCATCTGCTGGAGTACCCGGCGGCCGTGAATGGGCTGACCGGCTTGCGGGAACTGCACCTGGGCAATGCCAACCTAAGCGTAGTACCCGCCAGCATCGGCCGGTTGCAACACCTGGAAAAGTTGGGGTTGCGAGGCTTCTGGAACAGCAAGCGGCGCAACCAGTTAGAGAATCTGGATGCCTTACTGGCACTGCCGCAGCTACGAAGCCTCGATTTGCGGGGCGGCTTGGCCGACAGCGTCCGGCTCCCTGAGCCTATCTACCAATTGCATAAGCTGGAGGAATTGAATGTTGAGTGGAATAGCCTCGACTCTACCGCCATTGACCTACGGCGCTTGCCGAAGCTCAGGAAGCTGGAGCGGTAG
- the tamL gene encoding translocation and assembly module lipoprotein TamL, translating into MAAGLLASGCSGTKFIPDGAKLYTGGAVKVKSDNTIPNEATLTTELTSVIAPKPNSSILGLRPKLYFWHMGVGKTKGLGHWLADKYGEKPVLLSEVDTQQVKRLMVNRLNNNGYFKPTVSSKVAVKGATAKVDYTALVGKPYTIKEIHFPERDTLIDRAIRATESASLLKVGDPYNLQTFVNERVRIDGVLKNQGYYYFTPDYLLFQVDSTLDNQVNVYLKVKATTPPRAAKPYVLNNVTLNTSYNLSDTTQNQKPIIYEKYRYFPDEKVFKARAITNATFLYPDSLYRRRRSDQTLSRLMSLGTFKFVDIRFRPARAKADSAGYGFLNSFVRMTQVPKQSLRAEVLLVSKSNGFTGPGFQVQYRNRSALRGAEQLLINLTGTFENQTQSNTNTIGVTSYELGVDAQLLVPRLLTPPFDIRLRNSDFQPRTSFGAGYRYVQRVGAFQEDVVSLNYGYTWKTKLTNEQELRPIDLQYIRLGTTSPEFDQLLIDRPFLANSFRQQFILGSSYRYTYNQQALEQRRNQIYFSGGIEGSGNLAYLVSNLAGREKVTNPADNSQAYTFFNQEFSQYTKVDLELRNYFRTSTNPTSGNKIATRLLIGAGIPYLNSKVLPYLKQYGIGGPNSVRAFAARGIGPGTYRPATARETSTQFYDQVGDVRVEANAEYRQDLFPYVKGALFVDAGNIWLVNPDDRRPGGQFDAKSFLKQLAVGAGAGIRIDVQFFVIRFDVAYPLRYPFDTGAIKDVNNNEIVGAVKSSPRLNIAIGYPF; encoded by the coding sequence GTGGCCGCCGGACTGCTGGCCAGTGGCTGCTCGGGCACCAAGTTTATTCCCGACGGCGCGAAGCTGTACACGGGCGGGGCGGTGAAGGTGAAGTCGGACAATACCATTCCCAACGAGGCGACCCTGACCACGGAGCTGACGTCCGTTATTGCCCCCAAGCCCAACTCCTCGATTCTGGGGCTGCGGCCCAAGCTGTATTTCTGGCACATGGGCGTGGGCAAAACCAAGGGCCTGGGCCACTGGCTGGCCGATAAGTACGGCGAAAAGCCCGTGCTGCTGAGCGAGGTCGACACCCAGCAGGTGAAGCGCCTGATGGTGAACCGCCTCAACAACAACGGCTACTTCAAGCCCACGGTCAGCAGCAAGGTGGCGGTGAAAGGGGCCACGGCCAAGGTCGACTACACGGCCCTGGTGGGCAAGCCCTACACCATCAAGGAAATCCACTTCCCGGAGCGCGACACGCTGATTGACCGGGCCATCCGGGCCACCGAGTCGGCTTCCCTGCTCAAAGTCGGCGACCCGTACAACCTGCAGACGTTCGTCAACGAGCGGGTCCGCATCGACGGGGTGCTCAAGAACCAGGGCTACTACTACTTCACCCCCGACTACCTGCTGTTCCAGGTCGACAGCACCCTGGACAACCAGGTGAACGTGTACCTGAAGGTGAAGGCCACCACGCCGCCGCGGGCCGCCAAGCCCTACGTGCTCAACAACGTGACGCTGAACACGAGCTACAACCTCTCGGACACTACCCAGAACCAGAAGCCGATTATCTACGAGAAGTACCGGTACTTCCCCGATGAAAAGGTGTTCAAGGCCCGGGCCATTACCAACGCCACGTTTCTCTACCCCGACAGCCTGTACCGCCGCCGCCGCTCCGACCAGACCCTGAGCCGTCTGATGAGCCTGGGCACGTTCAAGTTCGTGGACATCCGCTTCCGGCCCGCCCGCGCCAAAGCCGACTCGGCCGGCTACGGTTTCCTTAACTCCTTCGTGCGCATGACCCAGGTGCCCAAGCAGTCGTTGCGGGCCGAGGTGCTGCTGGTCAGCAAGTCCAACGGCTTCACCGGGCCCGGCTTTCAGGTGCAGTACCGCAACCGCTCGGCCCTGCGCGGCGCCGAGCAGCTGCTGATCAACCTGACGGGCACCTTCGAAAACCAGACCCAGTCGAACACCAACACTATCGGCGTGACCAGCTACGAGCTCGGGGTAGACGCCCAGCTGCTGGTGCCGCGCCTGCTCACGCCGCCCTTCGATATCCGGCTGCGCAACTCCGACTTCCAGCCCCGCACCAGCTTCGGGGCCGGCTACCGCTACGTGCAGCGGGTGGGGGCCTTTCAGGAAGACGTAGTGAGCCTCAACTACGGCTACACCTGGAAAACCAAGCTCACCAACGAGCAGGAGCTGCGCCCGATTGATCTGCAGTACATCCGCCTGGGCACCACCAGCCCCGAGTTCGACCAGCTGCTCATCGACCGGCCGTTTCTGGCCAACAGCTTCCGCCAGCAGTTTATTCTGGGTAGCAGCTACCGCTACACCTACAACCAGCAGGCCCTGGAGCAGCGCCGCAACCAGATTTACTTTAGCGGCGGCATCGAAGGCTCGGGCAACCTGGCTTATCTGGTCAGCAACCTCGCGGGCCGGGAAAAAGTCACCAACCCGGCCGACAACAGCCAGGCCTACACGTTCTTCAATCAGGAGTTTTCGCAGTACACCAAGGTTGATCTGGAGCTGCGCAACTACTTCCGCACCAGCACCAACCCCACCAGCGGCAACAAGATTGCCACGCGCCTGCTCATTGGGGCCGGCATTCCCTACCTCAACTCCAAGGTGCTGCCCTACCTGAAGCAGTACGGCATCGGGGGCCCCAACAGCGTGCGGGCCTTTGCCGCCCGGGGCATCGGGCCCGGCACCTACCGGCCCGCTACCGCCCGCGAAACGTCCACGCAGTTCTACGACCAGGTGGGCGACGTGCGCGTGGAGGCCAACGCCGAATACCGCCAGGATTTGTTTCCCTACGTGAAAGGCGCCCTGTTCGTGGACGCGGGCAACATCTGGCTGGTCAACCCCGACGACCGGCGCCCCGGCGGCCAGTTCGACGCCAAAAGCTTCCTCAAGCAGCTGGCCGTGGGGGCCGGCGCCGGCATCCGCATCGACGTGCAGTTCTTCGTTATCCGCTTCGACGTGGCCTACCCGCTGCGTTACCCCTTCGACACCGGCGCCATCAAGGATGTCAACAACAACGAAATCGTGGGGGCCGTCAAGTCGTCGCCCCGCCTGAACATTGCCATCGGCTACCCGTTCTAA
- the fdhD gene encoding formate dehydrogenase accessory sulfurtransferase FdhD: MEPFLPPTSYDYLTVHKVAGSEITPASDVVAAEEPLEIRLGYGPAGQREHRTLAITMRTPGHDMELAAGFLLTEGIIRSRAELAGIRYCPDVAKEEERENVVRAELHENVEVALPRLERHFYTSSSCGVCGKTSIDAVHAAACPVLPTTGPYLDPQVIHALPARQRAAQALFEQTGGLHAAALFSPAGELLLLREDVGRHNALDKVIGAALLQEWLPLHDAVLLVSGRASFELVQKAAVASIPVLAAVGAPSSLAVTAAREFGMTLCGFVRQGRYNVYCGQWRLQPPTA, from the coding sequence TTGGAACCCTTCCTCCCCCCGACCAGCTACGATTACCTCACGGTGCACAAGGTGGCCGGTTCGGAAATAACCCCGGCCTCGGATGTGGTTGCCGCCGAAGAGCCCCTGGAAATTCGCCTGGGCTATGGGCCGGCCGGGCAGCGCGAGCACCGCACCCTGGCCATTACCATGCGCACCCCCGGCCACGATATGGAGCTGGCCGCGGGCTTTCTGCTCACCGAAGGCATTATCCGGAGCCGGGCCGAGCTGGCCGGCATCCGCTACTGCCCCGACGTGGCCAAGGAAGAGGAGCGGGAAAACGTGGTGCGCGCCGAGCTGCACGAAAACGTGGAAGTGGCCCTGCCCCGGCTGGAACGCCACTTTTACACCTCCTCCAGCTGCGGGGTATGCGGCAAAACCAGCATCGACGCGGTGCATGCCGCCGCCTGCCCCGTGCTGCCCACCACCGGTCCCTACCTCGACCCGCAGGTGATTCATGCGCTGCCCGCGCGGCAGCGGGCGGCCCAGGCGCTGTTCGAGCAAACCGGCGGCCTGCACGCGGCGGCGCTGTTTTCGCCGGCCGGCGAGCTGCTGCTGCTGCGCGAAGACGTGGGCCGCCACAACGCCCTGGACAAAGTAATCGGGGCCGCGCTGCTGCAAGAGTGGCTGCCCCTGCACGACGCGGTGCTGCTGGTGAGTGGGCGGGCCTCGTTCGAGCTGGTGCAGAAGGCCGCCGTGGCCAGCATTCCGGTGCTGGCCGCCGTGGGCGCCCCCAGCTCCCTGGCCGTCACGGCCGCCCGGGAGTTTGGCATGACGCTGTGCGGCTTCGTGCGCCAGGGCCGCTACAACGTGTACTGCGGCCAGTGGCGGCTACAACCGCCGACGGCCTGA
- a CDS encoding FdhF/YdeP family oxidoreductase, translating into MEKSPAEDPSKAGKQEEQGAEANAPKSGERPDQGKAPAPDHYRPDPQHQRDESVIPAPDVANAKYKHPILAQPPEALTGLRLEEQQKVAAGVTAVLKSMEFSWSEGGMARGTKGLLHMNQKDGFDCSSCAWPDPDHHRSVAEFCENGAKATASDADDKAAGPAFFARYSLAELSKMTDRDQNNAGRLTHPLVKRPGDNHYSPIEWPEAFTIIADNLNGLDSPNEAVFYTSGKVPNEPAFLFQLFAKLLGTNNLPDCSNMCHESSGAALSPTLGLGKGSVTLNDIHEAEVILIIGQNPGTNHPRMLTALQKAKRNGAKIISINPLLEAGLNHFKNPQDFMNPLRALGALMGDGTQITDLFLQVRVDGDMGVLRGIMKHLFEAEDRNPGQVVDRPFIDKYTTGFESFEQNIRNTSWEDIEEVSGISRAQLLEAANILATKQKIITCWAMGVTQQRQGVQTIQEIVNLHLLKGAIGKPGAGTCPVRGHSNVQGDRTMGVWEQPTKEFQDSLAKEFSFQPPYEHGYDTVEAIKAMYKGKTKVFFSLGGNLLAAGPDTEIIAEGMRKQKLTVFVGTKLNRGHLTTGETSLLLPCFTHLDVDMQKSGHQMTSCENSMGVVSQNKGVLVPLEGQMMSEVAILCGVAIATLGNKIDIADWVAMTENYDVIRDHISRVIPGFENFNEKLRRPGGFYLPNGPRERKFTTKNGKANFTTTDFEKNTLEPGQLVLMTIRSHDQFNTTIYEYNDRYRGIHGERRVLFMNRQDMAARGIEAKALIDITSHFKGEKRTVEKFVAVPYDIPQGNVAAYFPEANPLVPVGSVAKVSNTPTSKYVVVTVVPTLAVNSTQEYLEARVAAVS; encoded by the coding sequence ATGGAAAAGTCCCCCGCCGAAGACCCCAGCAAAGCTGGCAAACAAGAAGAGCAAGGCGCCGAAGCCAATGCCCCAAAAAGCGGGGAACGACCCGACCAGGGCAAAGCCCCCGCCCCCGACCATTACCGCCCCGACCCGCAACACCAACGAGACGAAAGCGTGATTCCAGCCCCCGACGTAGCCAACGCCAAGTACAAGCACCCCATTCTGGCCCAGCCGCCCGAGGCCCTGACCGGCCTGCGGCTAGAAGAGCAGCAGAAGGTAGCGGCCGGCGTTACGGCCGTGCTCAAGTCGATGGAGTTCAGCTGGAGCGAAGGCGGCATGGCCCGCGGCACCAAGGGCCTGCTGCACATGAACCAGAAGGACGGCTTCGACTGCTCCAGCTGCGCCTGGCCCGACCCGGACCACCACCGCTCGGTGGCCGAGTTCTGCGAAAACGGCGCCAAGGCCACCGCCTCCGACGCCGACGACAAAGCCGCCGGCCCCGCGTTTTTTGCCCGCTACAGCCTGGCTGAGCTGTCGAAGATGACTGACCGGGACCAGAACAACGCCGGCCGCCTGACCCACCCGCTGGTGAAGCGCCCCGGCGACAACCACTACTCGCCCATCGAGTGGCCTGAGGCGTTTACCATCATTGCCGACAACCTTAACGGCCTCGATTCGCCGAACGAGGCGGTGTTTTACACCTCGGGCAAGGTGCCCAACGAGCCGGCCTTCCTGTTTCAGCTGTTTGCCAAGCTCCTGGGCACCAACAACCTGCCCGACTGCTCCAACATGTGCCACGAAAGCAGCGGCGCGGCCCTGAGCCCGACGCTGGGCCTGGGCAAAGGCTCGGTCACGCTCAACGACATCCACGAGGCCGAGGTCATCCTGATTATCGGGCAGAACCCGGGCACCAACCACCCGCGCATGCTCACGGCCCTGCAAAAGGCCAAGCGCAACGGGGCCAAAATCATCAGCATCAACCCGCTGCTGGAAGCCGGCCTCAACCACTTCAAAAACCCCCAGGACTTCATGAACCCGCTGCGGGCCCTGGGCGCGCTGATGGGCGACGGAACCCAGATTACTGACTTGTTCCTGCAAGTGCGCGTGGATGGCGACATGGGCGTGCTGCGCGGCATCATGAAGCACCTCTTCGAGGCCGAGGACCGGAATCCGGGCCAGGTCGTCGACCGGCCGTTTATCGACAAGTACACCACCGGCTTCGAGTCGTTTGAGCAGAATATCCGCAATACCTCGTGGGAGGACATCGAGGAAGTCAGCGGCATTTCGCGGGCTCAGCTGCTGGAAGCGGCCAACATCCTGGCCACCAAGCAGAAGATTATTACCTGCTGGGCGATGGGCGTTACGCAGCAGCGCCAGGGCGTGCAGACCATCCAGGAAATCGTGAACCTGCACCTGCTGAAGGGCGCCATCGGCAAGCCCGGCGCGGGCACCTGCCCGGTGCGGGGCCACTCCAACGTGCAGGGCGACCGGACGATGGGCGTGTGGGAGCAGCCCACCAAGGAGTTTCAGGATTCGCTGGCCAAGGAATTCAGCTTCCAGCCGCCCTACGAGCACGGCTACGACACGGTGGAGGCCATTAAGGCCATGTACAAGGGCAAAACCAAGGTGTTTTTCAGCTTGGGCGGCAACCTGCTGGCCGCTGGCCCCGACACCGAAATCATTGCCGAGGGCATGCGCAAGCAGAAGCTGACGGTGTTCGTGGGCACCAAGCTCAACCGCGGCCACCTCACCACCGGCGAAACCAGCCTGCTGCTGCCCTGCTTCACCCACCTCGACGTGGACATGCAGAAAAGCGGGCACCAGATGACCAGCTGCGAAAACTCGATGGGCGTGGTCAGCCAGAACAAGGGCGTGCTGGTGCCGCTGGAGGGGCAGATGATGAGCGAGGTAGCCATTCTCTGCGGGGTGGCCATTGCCACGCTGGGCAACAAAATCGACATTGCCGACTGGGTGGCCATGACCGAGAACTACGACGTCATCCGGGACCATATCAGCCGCGTGATTCCGGGCTTCGAGAACTTCAACGAGAAGCTGCGCCGCCCCGGCGGGTTCTACCTGCCCAACGGCCCCCGGGAACGGAAATTCACGACCAAGAACGGCAAGGCCAACTTCACGACCACTGACTTCGAGAAGAACACTCTGGAGCCCGGCCAGCTGGTGCTGATGACCATCCGCAGCCACGACCAGTTCAACACCACCATCTACGAGTACAACGACCGGTACCGCGGCATCCACGGCGAGCGGCGCGTGCTGTTCATGAACCGCCAGGATATGGCCGCGCGGGGCATCGAGGCCAAGGCCCTGATTGACATTACCAGCCACTTCAAGGGCGAAAAGCGCACGGTGGAGAAGTTCGTGGCCGTGCCCTACGACATTCCCCAGGGCAACGTGGCGGCCTACTTCCCCGAGGCCAACCCTCTGGTGCCCGTCGGCTCAGTAGCCAAGGTCAGCAACACACCCACTTCGAAGTACGTGGTGGTGACGGTGGTGCCGACGCTGGCCGTGAACAGCACCCAGGAATACCTCGAAGCCCGGGTGGCGGCCGTTTCGTAG
- the moeB gene encoding molybdopterin-synthase adenylyltransferase MoeB gives MLTSDERHRYQRHLQLPEIGEAGQLQLKAARVLVVGAGGLGCPVLQYLAAAGVGTLGIADADQVEMSNLQRQILFGPAELGQNKAEAAARALLRLNPLVHCEVIPHRVDVASVRELVAQYDVVVDGSDNFPTRYLLNDACVSLNKPLVSGAIYKFEGQVSVFNYQGGPTYRCLFPQPPSAAEAPNCAATGVLGVLPGLVGCAQATETLKVILNLGDILSGRLWLFDALSFQTRTLRFARQPERAALNLDTADPADYAELCRPAATTVAAITPAELQEQLAAEQAPFLLDVRELTEYQTGHLPGAALIPLGTLAQHWQGLPRHYPIVVYCRSGRRSAQAIGLLQQEFGFDNLLNLTGGMLAWQEQAEVQQEEDTETSR, from the coding sequence GTGCTTACTTCCGACGAACGCCACCGTTACCAACGCCATTTGCAGCTGCCCGAAATCGGGGAGGCCGGGCAGCTACAGCTCAAGGCCGCCCGCGTGCTGGTGGTGGGGGCGGGCGGACTAGGCTGCCCGGTGCTGCAATACCTGGCCGCGGCCGGCGTGGGCACCCTGGGCATTGCCGACGCCGACCAGGTGGAAATGAGCAACCTACAGCGCCAGATTCTGTTCGGCCCCGCCGAGCTGGGTCAGAACAAGGCCGAAGCCGCCGCCCGCGCCCTGCTGCGCCTCAACCCACTGGTGCACTGCGAAGTAATACCCCACCGCGTCGACGTGGCCTCGGTGCGCGAGCTGGTAGCGCAGTACGACGTGGTAGTCGACGGCTCCGACAACTTCCCGACCCGCTACCTACTCAACGATGCCTGCGTGAGCCTGAACAAGCCGCTGGTATCGGGGGCCATTTACAAGTTCGAGGGGCAGGTGTCGGTGTTCAACTACCAGGGCGGACCCACCTACCGCTGCCTGTTTCCGCAGCCGCCCTCGGCCGCCGAAGCGCCCAACTGCGCCGCTACCGGCGTGCTGGGCGTGCTGCCCGGCCTGGTGGGCTGCGCCCAGGCCACCGAAACGCTCAAGGTTATTTTGAACCTGGGCGACATTCTCAGCGGCCGGCTCTGGCTGTTCGATGCCCTGTCGTTCCAGACTCGCACGCTACGCTTCGCGCGCCAGCCCGAGCGGGCCGCCCTCAACCTCGACACGGCCGACCCGGCCGACTACGCCGAGCTGTGCCGGCCGGCCGCAACAACCGTGGCCGCCATTACGCCCGCCGAGCTACAAGAGCAGTTGGCCGCCGAGCAGGCACCGTTTCTGCTCGACGTGCGGGAGCTAACTGAGTACCAAACTGGCCACCTGCCCGGTGCCGCCCTGATTCCGCTGGGCACCCTGGCCCAGCACTGGCAGGGGCTGCCCCGGCACTACCCCATCGTGGTGTACTGCCGCAGCGGCCGACGCAGTGCTCAGGCCATTGGGCTGCTTCAGCAGGAATTCGGCTTCGACAACCTGCTAAACCTGACCGGCGGGATGCTGGCCTGGCAGGAGCAGGCTGAGGTTCAGCAAGAAGAAGATACTGAAACGTCCCGCTAA